One stretch of Pandoraea oxalativorans DNA includes these proteins:
- the aceE gene encoding pyruvate dehydrogenase (acetyl-transferring), homodimeric type → MTQLPVAAGADTDIQETREWLDALEGVTTVEGRSRAHFLIDRLAAWDFAQHGDFHTRATTDYVNTIPTSRQPAYPGDLAIERRLNAFIRWNAMVMVLRAGKHSNVGGHIATYQSAAVLYDVGFDHFFRGRTDTFDGDMIYVQGHSAPGIYARAYVEGRITQAQLDNYRREAGRSGISSYPHPRLMPDFWQFPTVSMGLGPITAAYQARFMRYLEYRGLKQHQGRKVWAFLGDGEMDQPESLAAISLGGRERLDNLVFVVNCNLQRLDGPVRGNGKVIQELEGTFRAAGWNVIKVVWGSGWDALLEKDVHGLLRERMMACVDGDYQTFKSQNGAYVREHFFGKSPELLAMVAHLSDDEIWQLARGGHDALKVHAAYAQAMKTEGRPTVILAKTVKGFGMGEVGEGQNVNHQLKKMSADAVRAFRDRFDLPVSDEQLAEMPYLRPDPESPEGRYFAARRAAMGGHQPARFGLRAPLAIPPLSTFAAQLKDSGEREMSTTMAFVRILTTLLKDKEIGKRVIPIVPDESRTFGMEPLFRQIGIHSFQGQRYTPQDAGQLSYYKEALDGQILQEGINESGAMASWIAAGTSYSTHDFATIPFYIFYSMFGLQRVGDLAWAAGDARTRGFMLGATSGRTTLMGEGLQHDDGHSHVLASVIPNCVAYDPTFQYELAVILHDGMKPMYVDDQDVYCYVTLLNENYAHPAMPEGAEAGILKGLYLLRESDAKADAPRVQLMGSGAILREVMAASELLRDDFGVQSDLWSATSLTEVRREGLAVERWNLLHPDQTPRVPYVQQCLADRTGPVVVATDYMKIVGDQIRPFVRERRFVTLGTDGFGCSDTRESLRTYFEVDRHFIVLAALGALADEGRVPRERVAEAIRKYGIDPEKLDPATV, encoded by the coding sequence ATGACTCAATTGCCAGTGGCGGCGGGTGCCGACACCGATATCCAGGAAACGCGCGAATGGCTCGACGCGCTCGAAGGCGTCACCACCGTTGAAGGTCGCTCGCGCGCCCACTTCCTGATCGACCGTCTTGCCGCGTGGGACTTCGCGCAGCACGGCGACTTTCATACCCGTGCGACGACCGACTACGTCAACACGATTCCCACGTCGCGCCAGCCCGCGTACCCGGGCGACCTCGCCATCGAGCGTCGTCTGAACGCCTTCATCCGCTGGAATGCGATGGTGATGGTGCTGCGCGCGGGCAAGCATTCGAACGTGGGTGGCCACATCGCGACGTACCAGTCGGCGGCCGTGCTGTACGACGTTGGCTTCGACCACTTCTTCCGTGGCCGCACCGATACGTTCGACGGCGACATGATCTACGTGCAGGGGCATTCCGCACCGGGCATCTATGCACGCGCATATGTCGAAGGCCGCATCACACAGGCGCAGCTCGATAACTACCGTCGTGAAGCGGGGCGCAGTGGGATCTCGTCGTACCCGCATCCGCGTCTGATGCCCGACTTCTGGCAATTCCCGACGGTGTCGATGGGTCTCGGCCCGATCACCGCCGCGTATCAGGCGCGCTTCATGCGCTATCTCGAATACCGTGGGCTGAAGCAGCATCAGGGCCGCAAAGTCTGGGCGTTCCTTGGCGACGGTGAGATGGATCAGCCTGAATCGCTCGCCGCGATCTCGCTGGGCGGACGCGAGCGTCTCGACAATCTCGTGTTCGTCGTGAACTGCAACCTGCAACGGCTCGATGGCCCCGTGCGCGGCAACGGCAAGGTCATCCAGGAGCTGGAAGGCACGTTCCGGGCGGCGGGCTGGAACGTCATCAAGGTGGTGTGGGGCAGCGGCTGGGACGCGTTGCTGGAAAAGGACGTCCACGGTCTGCTGCGCGAGCGGATGATGGCGTGCGTCGACGGCGACTATCAAACGTTCAAATCGCAGAACGGGGCTTATGTGCGCGAGCACTTCTTCGGCAAGTCGCCCGAGTTGCTGGCGATGGTCGCGCATCTGAGCGACGACGAGATCTGGCAACTCGCACGCGGCGGACACGACGCGCTGAAGGTCCACGCCGCTTACGCGCAGGCGATGAAGACGGAGGGGCGTCCGACCGTCATTCTCGCCAAGACCGTGAAAGGCTTCGGTATGGGCGAAGTCGGCGAGGGGCAGAACGTCAATCACCAGTTGAAGAAGATGAGCGCCGACGCGGTGCGCGCCTTCCGCGACCGCTTCGATCTGCCGGTGAGCGACGAGCAACTGGCTGAGATGCCGTATCTGCGCCCCGATCCGGAAAGTCCCGAAGGTCGTTACTTCGCGGCGCGACGCGCCGCGATGGGCGGTCATCAGCCTGCGCGCTTCGGCTTGCGCGCGCCACTTGCCATTCCGCCGCTTAGCACCTTCGCCGCACAACTCAAGGATTCGGGCGAGCGCGAGATGTCGACGACGATGGCGTTCGTGCGCATCCTCACGACGTTGCTCAAGGACAAGGAAATCGGCAAGCGCGTGATTCCTATCGTGCCCGACGAATCGCGCACGTTCGGCATGGAGCCGCTATTCCGCCAGATCGGCATTCACTCGTTCCAGGGACAGCGCTACACACCGCAGGACGCCGGGCAACTCAGCTACTACAAGGAAGCGCTCGACGGTCAGATCCTGCAAGAAGGCATCAACGAGTCGGGGGCGATGGCGTCGTGGATCGCGGCGGGCACGTCGTACAGCACGCACGACTTCGCCACGATCCCGTTCTATATCTTCTATTCGATGTTCGGCCTGCAACGCGTGGGCGACCTCGCCTGGGCCGCTGGCGACGCACGTACACGTGGCTTCATGCTCGGGGCGACGTCCGGTCGCACCACGCTCATGGGCGAAGGTCTGCAACACGACGACGGTCACAGCCACGTGCTCGCGTCCGTCATCCCGAACTGCGTCGCGTACGACCCCACGTTCCAGTACGAACTCGCCGTGATTCTGCACGACGGCATGAAGCCGATGTACGTCGACGATCAGGACGTTTACTGCTACGTCACGCTGCTCAACGAGAATTACGCGCACCCGGCCATGCCCGAAGGCGCGGAAGCGGGCATTCTCAAGGGGCTGTACTTGCTACGCGAAAGCGACGCAAAGGCCGATGCCCCGCGCGTACAACTCATGGGCAGTGGTGCGATTCTTCGTGAGGTCATGGCGGCGAGCGAATTGCTGCGCGACGACTTCGGCGTGCAGAGCGATCTCTGGAGTGCGACGAGCCTGACGGAAGTGCGTCGTGAGGGGCTGGCCGTCGAGCGCTGGAATCTGCTGCATCCGGACCAGACGCCGCGTGTGCCGTACGTCCAGCAATGTCTGGCGGATCGCACGGGGCCGGTGGTGGTCGCGACGGATTACATGAAGATCGTCGGCGACCAGATTCGTCCGTTCGTGCGTGAGCGTCGATTCGTCACGCTCGGCACGGATGGCTTCGGCTGTTCGGATACACGCGAATCGCTGCGCACGTACTTCGAGGTGGACCGTCACTTCATCGTGCTGGCGGCGCTCGGTGCGCTGGCCGACGAGGGGCGCGTGCCGCGCGAGCGTGTCGCCGAGGCGATTCGCAAGTACGGTATCGATCCGGAGAAGCTGGACCCGGCAACGGTTTGA
- a CDS encoding MarR family winged helix-turn-helix transcriptional regulator: MSTPDPDLWFSFVRAHRTMIREIERRLAQADLPAYAWYDTLWGLESGPQGTRRMHELADVLAIERYNLTRLIDRLEQEGLVTRMRDPDDGRAAYATITDKGRTLRKKMWKVYQSAVAELFLSQFREKDVAPVAEALDRASTAAKAFLSETKAR; encoded by the coding sequence ATGAGCACGCCTGACCCCGATCTTTGGTTCTCCTTCGTGCGCGCGCACCGCACAATGATTCGCGAGATCGAGCGCCGTCTGGCGCAGGCCGACCTGCCCGCCTACGCCTGGTACGACACGCTGTGGGGGCTGGAAAGCGGCCCGCAAGGCACGCGGCGCATGCACGAACTGGCCGACGTGCTTGCCATCGAGCGCTACAACCTCACGCGCCTGATCGACCGTCTGGAGCAGGAAGGGCTCGTGACCCGCATGCGCGATCCGGACGACGGACGCGCGGCCTACGCAACCATCACCGACAAGGGACGCACCCTTCGCAAGAAGATGTGGAAGGTCTATCAGTCCGCCGTGGCGGAGTTGTTCCTGAGTCAGTTTCGCGAGAAGGACGTCGCGCCCGTGGCCGAAGCGCTGGATCGGGCGAGTACGGCAGCGAAGGCGTTTCTGTCGGAGACCAAGGCGCGATAG
- a CDS encoding transketolase-like TK C-terminal-containing protein, giving the protein MREWGSRGRAAKDGRSAPDEATRQAALACIGKLRAVRSAGQTPVSPSGALASLTRALSEGETSDKVWIVDSDAQIAPPPPRDPASKRKRNSQPVALASAIVTWFRSAPARERPLLYLLHSPTLRGVLSAGIEAAGLKDAQNAGAGRRGIFLNDATVWSPDRFKRVRPELPMWLAAQAEWLPYDPASAHELKALLCAALDALYVRGESGFCYLSAHEVPLAPSRALTRSDARNAFKGMYRLRTLPDTNPPYVVRLCGAGRALANVLEAARWLQLDWGVACEVWSCPSYTRLAREACEAERMALHGPDAAADVPHLVQCLGDASAPVLAVTGYARHIANQIGAFVPARFAALGSDDTDIGAATDDSGERLGTGDAPGVRWIVLNALRLLVDEGTLPRTRIADATRRYGVV; this is encoded by the coding sequence ATGAGGGAATGGGGGAGCCGGGGCCGTGCCGCGAAGGACGGACGAAGCGCGCCAGACGAGGCCACGCGGCAGGCGGCGCTCGCCTGCATCGGCAAGCTGCGCGCCGTGCGCAGTGCGGGGCAGACGCCGGTGTCGCCATCCGGTGCGCTCGCGTCGTTGACACGGGCGCTTTCGGAAGGCGAGACGTCCGACAAGGTCTGGATCGTCGATTCGGATGCGCAGATCGCACCACCCCCGCCCCGCGATCCGGCGTCGAAGCGCAAGCGAAACAGCCAACCTGTGGCGCTTGCGAGCGCCATCGTCACGTGGTTCCGCTCGGCGCCGGCACGCGAACGTCCGTTGCTATACCTGCTGCATTCGCCGACGTTGCGCGGTGTGTTGAGCGCGGGTATCGAAGCGGCCGGACTGAAAGACGCTCAGAACGCCGGGGCAGGGCGGCGCGGCATTTTCCTCAACGACGCCACCGTATGGTCGCCGGACCGGTTCAAGCGCGTTCGCCCGGAATTGCCGATGTGGCTCGCGGCGCAGGCCGAATGGCTGCCGTACGATCCGGCGTCGGCGCATGAGCTCAAGGCGTTGCTATGCGCGGCACTCGACGCGCTGTATGTGCGCGGTGAATCCGGCTTCTGTTATCTGAGCGCGCATGAAGTCCCCCTCGCGCCGTCGCGTGCACTCACGCGCAGCGATGCGCGCAATGCTTTCAAAGGGATGTACCGCCTGCGTACGTTACCCGACACAAATCCTCCCTACGTCGTTCGACTGTGCGGGGCGGGCAGGGCGTTGGCGAATGTGCTGGAGGCCGCGCGCTGGCTGCAACTCGATTGGGGTGTCGCGTGCGAGGTGTGGAGTTGCCCGAGCTACACGCGCCTGGCGCGCGAGGCGTGCGAGGCCGAGCGTATGGCGTTGCACGGCCCGGATGCCGCTGCGGACGTGCCCCATCTCGTGCAATGTCTTGGCGACGCCAGTGCGCCGGTGCTGGCCGTCACCGGTTACGCCCGGCACATCGCCAATCAGATCGGCGCGTTCGTACCGGCTCGCTTTGCCGCACTGGGCAGCGACGACACCGACATCGGGGCAGCGACGGACGACAGCGGCGAGCGTTTAGGCACCGGGGACGCACCGGGCGTGCGATGGATCGTACTCAACGCGCTGCGTCTGCTGGTGGACGAGGGCACGTTGCCGCGTACCCGTATCGCAGACGCCACGCGTCGCTACGGTGTGGTCTGA
- a CDS encoding DMT family transporter — MAWIYLLLAAALEIAMGLALKLGQGWTRVLPSALAIAAALASIYLLALALRALPIGTAYAIWTGIGTVGLVAIGVFWFGESLTWSRVGFLTLAIVGIAGLRFSGGDAA; from the coding sequence ATGGCCTGGATTTACCTGCTACTCGCGGCGGCACTTGAAATCGCCATGGGGCTCGCGCTCAAGCTGGGTCAGGGCTGGACGCGCGTGCTGCCGAGTGCGCTCGCCATTGCCGCCGCGCTCGCCAGCATCTACCTGCTGGCGCTGGCGTTGCGTGCGCTGCCCATCGGCACGGCCTATGCCATCTGGACCGGTATCGGGACGGTTGGACTGGTGGCCATCGGTGTCTTCTGGTTCGGGGAATCGCTGACGTGGAGCCGCGTCGGCTTTCTGACGCTGGCCATCGTGGGCATTGCCGGACTGCGGTTCTCGGGAGGGGATGCCGCCTGA
- a CDS encoding pyridoxamine 5'-phosphate oxidase family protein → MNHDVSSVEQLEAIYGEPGERAVWKELTYLNEDYQAFVKACPFVVLASVGDEGTDCSPKGDPAGFVQILDERTLAVPDRPGNNRIDNLRNIIADPRVSLLFLIPGIGETLRVNGRARISVDPDLLARFEVNGKLPKTVIVVSIDRVYFHCAKAIVRSHLWDQATQIARECLPSTGAMHRRLSGGHFDAETYDRDLQKNTAAGLY, encoded by the coding sequence ATGAATCACGATGTGAGCAGCGTCGAACAACTCGAAGCGATCTACGGCGAGCCGGGCGAACGCGCGGTCTGGAAGGAACTGACCTACCTCAACGAGGACTACCAGGCGTTCGTGAAAGCCTGTCCGTTCGTGGTGCTGGCGTCCGTCGGCGACGAAGGCACTGACTGCTCGCCCAAGGGCGATCCGGCCGGCTTCGTCCAGATTCTCGACGAACGCACGCTCGCCGTACCGGATCGTCCCGGCAACAATCGCATCGACAATCTGCGCAACATCATTGCCGATCCGCGCGTGTCGCTGCTGTTCCTCATTCCCGGCATCGGCGAGACGTTGCGCGTGAACGGCCGGGCGCGCATTTCGGTCGACCCCGACCTGCTTGCGCGCTTCGAAGTGAACGGCAAGCTGCCCAAAACGGTCATCGTCGTGTCGATCGATCGCGTGTATTTCCATTGCGCGAAAGCCATCGTCCGCTCTCATCTGTGGGATCAGGCGACGCAGATCGCGCGCGAATGTCTGCCGAGCACCGGTGCGATGCATCGACGTCTGAGCGGCGGTCATTTCGACGCAGAGACTTACGACCGGGACCTTCAGAAGAACACGGCTGCCGGTCTGTATTGA
- a CDS encoding LysR family transcriptional regulator, whose product MNLELSDLRAFVAIAERGNFRAAAEEIHLSQSALSRRIAKMESTLGVRLLDRTTRRVDLTAFGRDFARKARELLNDFDGSLRGLADGATRLGGEVTLACVPSAVRHFLPEVLRQFHETYPRVLIRVMDTGASDVLSSVVRAEADFGLNYLGAQEDTIEFEPILKEPFVLACRHEHPLAKRTEVKWCELKEYDFMTVAKASGNRFVLDLALAGTPDLPRSFCEVRHVMSVVSLVEAGLGIAAVPRLAMPPGAHPLLTSVPLVEPEVTRTVGLIRRRGLVLSSAAQQLYDTILEFAGGKPRSGR is encoded by the coding sequence ATGAATCTGGAATTGAGCGACCTGCGGGCCTTTGTGGCGATTGCGGAGCGCGGCAACTTTCGGGCGGCGGCGGAGGAAATTCATCTGTCGCAATCGGCGCTCTCGCGTCGCATCGCCAAGATGGAAAGCACGCTGGGCGTGCGGCTGCTCGATCGCACGACCCGTCGCGTCGACCTGACCGCGTTCGGCCGCGACTTCGCCCGCAAGGCGCGCGAGTTGCTGAACGATTTCGACGGAAGCCTGCGCGGTCTGGCGGACGGTGCGACGCGTCTGGGTGGGGAAGTCACGCTCGCGTGCGTGCCGTCGGCTGTGCGTCACTTCCTGCCGGAGGTACTGCGTCAGTTTCACGAGACGTACCCGCGCGTACTGATCCGCGTGATGGACACCGGGGCGAGCGACGTGCTCTCGAGTGTGGTGCGTGCCGAAGCGGATTTCGGACTGAACTATCTCGGTGCGCAGGAGGACACGATCGAGTTCGAGCCGATTCTGAAGGAACCGTTTGTGCTCGCTTGCCGACATGAGCATCCGTTGGCCAAACGCACGGAAGTGAAGTGGTGCGAGTTAAAGGAATACGACTTCATGACGGTGGCCAAGGCGAGCGGCAACCGGTTCGTGCTGGATCTGGCGCTGGCGGGCACGCCCGATTTGCCGCGCTCTTTCTGCGAAGTGCGGCATGTGATGAGCGTGGTAAGTCTGGTCGAAGCAGGCTTGGGGATTGCGGCGGTGCCGAGACTGGCGATGCCGCCGGGGGCGCATCCGCTTCTGACGAGCGTGCCGCTGGTGGAACCGGAAGTCACGCGAACCGTCGGTTTGATTCGTCGGCGGGGACTGGTGCTGTCCAGCGCGGCTCAGCAGCTTTACGACACGATTCTTGAGTTTGCGGGCGGAAAGCCGAGGTCAGGTCGTTAA
- the ggt gene encoding gamma-glutamyltransferase yields the protein MNGIPLYPRWVAAIGLATLSFGAMSANSTGSHSPYCETVAQCVNPMATGGMVTSSNYLATQAGLKVLQQGGNAVDAAIAVASTIAVVYPQMNTIGGDNFWLIYNARTHELRALNASGRAGERATLQFYKDKGLTLIPPRGYLSVNTVPGVVSGWDEAYRYAHTSMGRSLPWRDLLQDAIHYAKEGFIVTPSLAKWSAINVDTTDNVFRNLQQFDGFRQIFLKPDGTPYQSGERLNQPELANTLKQIAEQGAQVFYKGEIAEKIVKDLQANGGVLTREDFARHRADWVKPISVKYRGFDAYNFPPNTQGFASLEILNILNRFDVKALGEGSADYYHLLVEATKQAFADRDKYLADPDFVDIPLAALLSVKHGAAQAARIDMRRANNEVEPMDPKGDTVWFGVVDGDGNAVSLIQSIYYDFGSGIVPKGTGILLQNRGSFFSLDPSHINHIAPHKRTFHTLNPAMLMKDGKPYLVYGTMGGEGQPQTQAAIVTRIVDFGLSPQAAINAPRWLYGRTWGVSSNDLKIESRVPAAVSEALKQRGHPVKVVEPFTDTMGHAGAILIDSASGVLQGAADPRGDGLAAGY from the coding sequence ATGAATGGCATTCCTCTTTACCCGCGTTGGGTGGCCGCAATCGGTTTGGCGACACTGTCCTTTGGGGCGATGTCGGCGAATTCGACAGGCTCGCATAGCCCGTATTGCGAAACCGTCGCGCAATGCGTGAATCCGATGGCCACCGGCGGCATGGTCACATCGTCGAACTATCTGGCGACGCAAGCCGGATTGAAGGTGCTTCAGCAAGGCGGGAACGCCGTCGATGCGGCGATTGCCGTCGCGTCCACGATCGCCGTCGTCTACCCCCAGATGAACACCATCGGCGGCGACAACTTCTGGCTCATCTACAACGCGAGAACCCATGAGCTTCGCGCACTGAACGCCAGCGGCCGAGCGGGCGAACGCGCCACCCTTCAGTTCTACAAGGACAAGGGTCTGACTTTGATCCCGCCACGCGGCTATCTGTCGGTCAATACCGTGCCCGGCGTTGTCTCCGGATGGGACGAGGCATATCGATACGCCCACACCAGCATGGGACGAAGCCTCCCGTGGCGCGACCTGCTGCAAGACGCCATCCATTACGCCAAAGAGGGTTTCATCGTCACGCCGTCGCTCGCAAAGTGGTCGGCTATCAACGTCGATACGACCGATAACGTGTTTCGCAACCTTCAACAGTTCGACGGCTTCCGGCAAATCTTCCTGAAACCCGACGGCACGCCCTACCAGTCAGGAGAGCGCCTCAATCAGCCGGAACTGGCGAACACGCTCAAGCAGATTGCCGAGCAGGGTGCACAGGTGTTCTATAAGGGCGAGATCGCCGAGAAGATCGTCAAGGACCTTCAGGCCAACGGCGGAGTGCTCACGCGTGAAGATTTCGCCCGTCATCGCGCCGATTGGGTGAAGCCGATCTCGGTGAAGTACCGGGGTTTCGACGCCTACAATTTTCCACCGAATACACAAGGATTTGCCTCACTGGAAATCCTGAACATCCTGAATCGATTCGACGTGAAGGCGTTGGGGGAAGGCTCGGCCGACTACTATCATCTCCTCGTAGAGGCGACCAAGCAGGCCTTCGCAGACCGCGACAAATATCTGGCCGATCCGGACTTCGTCGATATTCCGCTGGCCGCCCTGCTCTCCGTCAAGCACGGTGCGGCGCAGGCCGCGCGCATCGACATGCGCCGCGCCAACAATGAGGTCGAGCCGATGGACCCGAAGGGCGATACCGTCTGGTTCGGTGTCGTCGATGGCGACGGAAACGCCGTCTCGCTGATCCAGAGCATCTATTACGACTTCGGCTCCGGCATCGTGCCGAAGGGAACCGGCATTCTGCTGCAGAATCGCGGCTCGTTCTTCTCGCTCGACCCGAGCCACATCAATCACATCGCGCCCCACAAGCGTACCTTCCATACGCTCAACCCCGCCATGCTGATGAAGGACGGCAAGCCGTATCTGGTCTATGGAACGATGGGGGGCGAGGGACAGCCGCAGACGCAGGCGGCGATCGTCACGCGCATCGTCGACTTCGGCCTCTCGCCACAGGCTGCGATCAATGCGCCGCGCTGGTTGTACGGCCGGACCTGGGGCGTGTCGTCGAACGATCTCAAGATCGAATCGCGTGTACCGGCGGCAGTCTCGGAGGCACTGAAGCAGCGAGGCCACCCCGTCAAGGTCGTCGAACCCTTCACCGATACGATGGGTCACGCGGGTGCAATTCTGATCGATTCGGCCTCGGGCGTGCTGCAAGGCGCAGCGGATCCGCGCGGCGACGGATTGGCGGCAGGCTACTGA
- a CDS encoding CPBP family intramembrane glutamic endopeptidase gives MGNCRFAPVVEEMLFRGIVLRGFLTQYPSGTAIAHSAAVFGLAHLNIYQVVTLPLIGLILGKMYERTRSILPGILLHMAYNTAVVVNSVCIPGGMEDASIFELPATWSLVGIACGVAGASMIS, from the coding sequence TTGGGGAATTGCCGTTTCGCGCCGGTGGTCGAGGAGATGTTATTCCGGGGCATCGTCCTTCGCGGATTCCTGACGCAGTACCCGTCGGGCACGGCTATCGCGCACTCAGCGGCGGTCTTCGGGCTGGCACACCTGAACATCTATCAGGTCGTGACCCTTCCCTTGATCGGGTTGATTCTGGGAAAGATGTACGAACGGACCCGCTCGATCCTCCCGGGCATTTTGTTGCACATGGCCTACAACACAGCGGTAGTGGTGAACAGCGTCTGCATTCCGGGCGGAATGGAAGACGCGTCGATCTTCGAGCTGCCCGCCACTTGGTCGCTGGTAGGCATCGCCTGCGGGGTCGCAGGCGCATCGATGATAAGTTGA
- a CDS encoding TetR/AcrR family transcriptional regulator: protein MSGRPREFDDAAVIDAAMDVFWTNGYEGTSAQALVECTGLGRGSLYNAFGSKLNLYHEALERYQTLGLQQQVDILNGNGPVKDRLRTLMQWGIDDDLDPEKQRGCMSLFAAFERGAKDERVRQISQAYFIRFEQVLVHLIAVGQHNGELSTERSPVIVARTFLASYYGLRALGRTVCDRAFLEGIMEGILAQL from the coding sequence ATGAGCGGAAGACCCAGAGAATTCGATGACGCAGCTGTCATCGACGCCGCCATGGACGTCTTCTGGACGAACGGCTATGAAGGCACCTCCGCGCAGGCGCTGGTCGAATGCACCGGCCTCGGACGCGGTAGCCTCTACAATGCCTTCGGCAGCAAGCTCAATCTCTATCACGAAGCCCTTGAGCGCTATCAGACGCTCGGCCTTCAACAGCAAGTCGACATTCTCAACGGCAACGGCCCTGTCAAGGACCGCCTGCGCACGCTCATGCAATGGGGCATCGACGACGACCTCGATCCCGAGAAGCAACGCGGCTGTATGTCGCTGTTCGCGGCCTTCGAGCGCGGCGCCAAGGACGAACGCGTCCGCCAGATCAGCCAGGCCTACTTCATCCGCTTCGAACAGGTGCTCGTACATCTGATCGCCGTCGGACAACACAACGGCGAACTGTCCACCGAGCGCTCCCCGGTCATCGTTGCCCGCACGTTCCTGGCGAGCTACTACGGCCTGCGCGCGCTGGGACGCACCGTCTGCGACCGCGCGTTCCTCGAAGGCATCATGGAAGGCATACTGGCTCAGCTCTGA
- a CDS encoding MFS transporter has translation MTQKSAMPPVVYLLGLTVFAMTTAEFMVAGMMPALADAMNVGIGKIGNLISLYAVGMTIGGPVLTAVLLALRTPHKRALIWLLSINVAGGVLAAMSTRYEMMAVARIIMGVASSATFGVALTLCADLVAPSVRGRAASFVLGGLMFSPVVGVPLTAFIEQHFGWRASFWLVAALAALCTVAIALWAPADHKQDGADAEVVSLSGEFRSLLNRPLWAAFATSGLIIGATFAAFSYFSPIFLNVAGVSATSIPNLLAMYGIANIIGNAVVGRFADRHTLTVLVAGLSVLALALISFALWAELTPVGIAAFAAIGLTGVSLNPAMVARVMRAAAPGPLVNTMHTSVITAGLAFGTWAGGAAIDAGYSMRAPLWIGAAMAAAGLASLLPYLRTGLAQPPETACSTT, from the coding sequence ATGACGCAAAAATCCGCAATGCCACCCGTCGTCTACTTGTTAGGACTGACCGTCTTCGCCATGACGACAGCCGAATTCATGGTCGCCGGGATGATGCCCGCGCTGGCCGATGCGATGAACGTCGGCATCGGCAAGATCGGTAATCTGATCTCGCTCTATGCCGTTGGCATGACCATCGGCGGCCCGGTGCTCACCGCCGTGTTGCTCGCGTTGCGCACGCCGCATAAGCGCGCCCTCATCTGGCTGCTCTCGATCAACGTGGCCGGCGGCGTGCTGGCCGCCATGTCGACCCGCTATGAAATGATGGCCGTCGCGCGAATCATCATGGGCGTGGCCAGCTCTGCAACGTTCGGTGTCGCGCTCACGCTCTGTGCCGACCTCGTCGCACCGTCGGTGCGCGGCCGCGCCGCTTCCTTCGTGCTCGGCGGACTGATGTTCTCGCCGGTGGTCGGCGTGCCGCTCACCGCCTTCATCGAGCAACACTTCGGCTGGCGCGCCAGCTTCTGGCTCGTCGCTGCGCTCGCGGCCCTATGTACCGTCGCGATTGCGCTGTGGGCACCGGCCGACCATAAGCAGGACGGGGCCGATGCTGAAGTCGTCAGCCTGTCCGGTGAATTCCGTTCGTTGCTGAATCGTCCGCTGTGGGCCGCGTTTGCGACCAGCGGGTTGATCATCGGCGCGACGTTCGCCGCGTTCAGCTATTTCTCGCCGATCTTTTTGAATGTGGCCGGTGTGTCCGCCACCTCGATTCCGAATCTGCTCGCGATGTATGGCATTGCGAACATCATCGGCAACGCCGTCGTCGGTCGCTTCGCCGACCGTCACACGCTCACGGTGCTGGTCGCAGGTTTGTCAGTGCTCGCACTCGCCCTGATCAGCTTTGCGCTTTGGGCCGAACTGACGCCGGTCGGCATCGCTGCGTTTGCCGCTATCGGCCTGACAGGGGTCTCGCTCAATCCGGCGATGGTCGCGCGAGTGATGCGCGCCGCAGCGCCGGGGCCGCTCGTCAATACGATGCATACGTCGGTGATCACGGCAGGCCTCGCATTCGGGACGTGGGCCGGTGGGGCCGCGATCGATGCGGGCTACAGCATGCGCGCACCGTTGTGGATTGGCGCGGCGATGGCCGCCGCCGGTCTCGCCAGTTTGTTGCCTTACCTTCGGACGGGGCTTGCACAGCCCCCCGAAACGGCCTGCTCGACGACCTGA